The Salegentibacter mishustinae genomic interval CGCCGGGATACGTATTTCCCGGGCCATCGGTTCCAATAAAAGGGTTTACATATTCCGTAAGCCTATGCTTTTGGGCAAAAGCGGAAACAGTAAACAGCATTAATAAAAACAAACCTAAATTCTTCATCTATTTACTCGCTTCTTTTATCGCCTTGAGTTGTTCTTTGGTAAGCGCATTCCCATCGAAAAACGAGATACCTTTGGCTCCATTTTCCTTAGCAAGATTAATTGCCTTTGTAACATCTTCTGCACTCATAGGCGGCAGATAAATTCCGGTGTGTAAATCGGTGTTTTTTCCTTTTAGGTCTTCCACACCTTGTTTTGTAGCAAATCCTATCCAGTCTACTTCTTCATTGTAAAAGTTATGATAGATCATAGGTAAAACAGCATCTACTTTCCATTTATCCCAACGTTGTCGCACCATATGATCGGCCATTTCTGGATATGGAAAAACAGCTGCGGTCAGGTCTTTATTGTTTTCGTGTGCAATTTCATAAGCGTCATCAACTACCGCCTTGATCTTGTTTAAGCGGAATTGTTTCCATTCCATATCTATCGCGGGATTTTCAAAATCTCTAGGATTTTTATGGTGAATTTTCTCAAATTCAGCTACACACACATCGCAGTAACAAAAATCAAATTCAGCAAGCTCTTCTTCCTGTTCCAGGTCATACTTTGGTAATAAGCCTATTGGTAAAAAGATATCAGAAAACCTTATATAATCCAGGTGAACGCTGGCAACACCCTCAACTTTCGCAAGACCTTCTACCAGGCCTAAAACGTGATTTCTAGATTCTTCTCTTGTAGGGCATAGCCATTGGTAATAATCTACATAAGGCCGGGTATCGTGGGTAGAATTTCCTTCTCTACTTACGGTATACCATTCTGGGTGTTGCAGGGCTACGCTATCTCCCGGACGATTCATAGCCATAATCCAGGCGTGAACTTCTAGGCCTTCTTTTTTAGCCAGGGGTGTTATACGAGAAAGTAACTCAGGATCGGTATTCGTATTTATAAGCACCGCTTCAATTCCATTTTCACTATATTTTTTAAATTCTGAAGTATAAGAAGAATCTGCTCTTTTTGCATCGGCAGTGGTCCAGACCCAAAACTTGAAATCTTCATTTTTTTCTTCAGCAATATTGTCCTGGTTCTTTTTTGAGGCGGCTACATTATCCAGGCATGAAGTGAACCCGAAAGCTAACAAGGCAATTAATAAAAGTTTAGTTTTCATATGATTTAGATTTTGGAGGTTAAAATTTTACCATCTTCTTTAATGATATAATGGTTCCCGGTAAATGGACTTTCTATAGAAATATTCCATCCGGTTAGATGATTTTCAAGTTTAGGCTGAAGTATCTTTCCGTTGAGCTTGATAGTACCTTTTTGAATTTCTTTTAAACTTGAAGCCCACTCGTCCTTTCTGCTGAAATACTCCTTCTGCTTTCGATAGATTTCATAAAGCTTCCATTTAATTTTTTCATCCTCAGGAATTTCAAATTCGTCATTTTCTCCTGCATTTTCTGCAGAAAAATATACATAGCCCCAATGTTCGGGTTCATGCATATTGATAACGCCCTGAGGAGACCATACCCAGTTATATTCAGGCAAATATTCTCCTTCTTCAGTTTTCTTTCGGGAATAGGTACCTTCATTCAGATCAAAATCCCAGTTTACACGTGAAAAATTAATTCTCCAGAATTCGTCTTCAGGAATTTCGTTATGTGAATTTGCTTCTTTTAAAACATCCCAGGGAATTGCTACCTCAACACTCCAAAATTCATCTTCATCTGACGCATCATTTAAAGTACCCGAAATATGAACAGCCGATTTTAAACCCTGAATATCCCAGCTATCTATTACCGGTGCGGGTTCACGATAAGGTTTTACAATAAATAGATCCCAAACTGTGTTAAGAGCATTCATTTCAAACTCCATATAATTATGGGTATCTCCATCTGGGTCGATAAAAATCTCAAAATCGTTGTTATAGAAAATCACGGTATCGCGTTGCTTTAGGGTAGCCCAAACATGAGGCTCTTCCATTTTAGCATAGAAATACAGATACTCCTCATCGTATAACATCTTCATATTTGTTTGGTATTTTGGAGTTTTTTCACCTTCAATATCTATGAAATCTTCACTTTTTGGAGCTTCTTTCCAGGACGCTTCCTCAGCCTTCCCGTCTATTTGAATCTCATCAATAGCTTTATAGGCTATATAAGACCTTGGAGGATTTTGTGCATAGATAAAATTGGCAGCAAGAACACTAATAAAAATCAGGAGCAATTTATAGTTCATAACTACAGGGTATTATTTTTCACAAAATCTATAATTTCACTAAGGTGGCCGAAAGCTACCGAGGTCACGGTATCTGCTGCACCATAATAGAGCGCTAGTTTATCTTCCTTTTCTGAATGTAATGCTGCGCAGGGAAAAATCACATTGGGCACATCTCCTGTCATTTCATAAAGTTCTGCAGGAGCCAGCAAATAAGGCTGAGAACGGTATTTCACCTTATCCGGTTCGTTTTCATCCAAAATCGCTGCACCTATAGAATATCGGAAACCGTTGCAGGTATTAATCACCCCGTGATAAAAAAGCAACCAACCTTCATTGGTTAAAATAGGAACAGGGCCGGCTCCAATTTTAGTACACTGCCAGGCACTTTCTTCAAAAGGAGCTACCTTCATCACGCAACGGTGTTCTCCCCAATATTTCATATCGGGACTATAGCTAATGTAAATATCACCAAAAGGAGTGTGACCATTATCGCTGGGCCGGCTTAACATGGCGTATTTCCCATTAATTTTCTTCGGAAATAAAACCCCGTTTCGGTTAAAAGGAAGGAAAGCATTTTCACACTGATAAAACTCTTTAAAATCGAAGGTATATCCAATCCCAATAGTGGGCCCGTGGTATCCATTACACCAGGTAATCCAGTAACGGTCTTCGATAAAAGTAACCCGCGGGTCATATTTATAATCTGAATCGATCATTTCGGTATTCCCGGGGCTAAAATCTATAGGGTGATGCTCTATTTCCCAATCGATTCCATTTTTACTAAAACCTGCAAAAATATTCATTTGCACCGCTTTATTATCGCATCTAAACACCCCTGCATACCCATCTTTAAAAGGAACAACCGCTGAGTTAAAAATACTGTTTGAAGAGGGTATAGCGTAACGATCTATAATAGGGTTTTGATCGTAACGCCATAGCACCTCTTTTGAGTTAGCCGGCCTTTCCTGCCAGGGTATATTATTCGTCAATTCAGTTTTCATATTTTCTAATTTTGTCTAACCAGGTAAATTTCAGAATAAGAGAACTTAAAAGGAAGATCAAAAAGGTTAATCCCATTTTATGGTAGTCCCGCACTACCAAAAATATTGGTAAAAGTATCATACTGGATTGCCATATCACTCCTATAAGGCAATTTAGCATATCTATCCCAAAATCTTTATTCCTTTCTATCCTGGTATTTTCTAATTGCAATTCTTTTAAAACCGGTTTCCACCATCCCCAGGGTCTTACATTCTTATAAAAACTTTTTAAGGTTTCTATATTCGTTGGCGCGGTAAAATAGGTGCCTAAAAAAGACCCCAACAGAGAAAAAATAAAAATAGCCGGAAAAAGGTATATCGCGGGAATGTGCGCAGTTTCATATAAAAATGAATCTGGAACAAAATTTCCTTTATTTTGATCCATAAAAAATTGAAAGGTGGCGATTAACAAACCGGAGAGCATTCCCCAAAAATACCCCCAGCCATTAAAACGCCACCAAACCCATTTTAGGAAATTGGCTGCCACATATCCGCCATATAATGCGCTGGTGATCCATAAAGTTATTGAGTTAATGGAATCGGCAAAGAAGCCCATAATTACTCCCAACAAAACCACTATAAAAGAAGTAATATGACTCGCTTTAATATAATGACGATCTGTTGCTTTAGGCTTAAAGTATTTTTTATAAATATCATTAACAATATAGGCCGGCCCTGCATTTACAAAAGCAGAAAAAGTTGACATAAATGCTGCTAAAAGCCCTGCAAGCAATAAGCCTTTCACTCCCACGGGCACATGATTGTTAATTACTTTTGGTAAAACTACCTCTAAATCATTTCCCGTCAAACTGCCTGAAGCTGCCATCTCGGGCGCTACGAAAATCAAACCTAATAATACCACGGCAGCAATTAAAAGATATCGTGGTACAAATAGCACGAGGTTGGTAAAACCACTCATATACGCGGCTTCTTTTACTGTTCTGGTAGAAAGGATCCGTTGCATGTCGTAACTGGGAGTAGGCCCGGCAATACTGGCAAAAAAACCTTTGAATAAGGTCATTCCAATAAAAGCCCCAAACATTTTATAGCCCTGCGAATCTATAAGCGCATTAAATGGTTCTTTTTTTTCATCCCAAAACCCCTGAAGTTCGCTCCCAAATGAAATACTTTTCCAGGCTTCAGGAATAAGATTATTCACCTCTGCATCAGTAAAACTTACAAAGGTATATCCTGCCACCAGGACTCCGGCTAAAACCATAATTCCATATTGCAAAACTTCAGTAGTCACCACCGAAAACATCCCTCCTTTTATAGTGTAGATTGTAGTAAAGAAAATTATAAGCAAGGCATAGGATTGTTCAGAATTCAACAGACTTATTTCTGCAATATTGAGCGAAAGATCCCAGGGCAGGATTACCGTCATAAATTTCCCAACACCTTCAAAAAAATAAGCTATAAAACCAATAGAGGCAATCACGGCAAAGATAGCAACAATAAGATGCGAAGCCCTGCCGGCTTTATCGTCACCAAAGCGGGTAAGGATCCACTCAGATCCCGTCATCACTCCAGATCGTCTAATCCATACCGCCAGGAACATCATCACAAAAATTTGATTCCAAATGGGCCACATCCACATAAACATAAAACTCTTCACCCCGTATAGAAAGAGAATTCCTACCATCCAGGCAGTACCTGAAACATCAAACATACCCGAACCGTTGCTAAGACCTAAGTAATACCATTTGATGCTTTTACCCCCCAGAAAGTAAGAATCTAAACCTTTAGAAGCC includes:
- a CDS encoding sodium:solute symporter family protein, coding for MELIDVLIIALYLILTLSIGIWVSKKASKGLDSYFLGGKSIKWYYLGLSNGSGMFDVSGTAWMVGILFLYGVKSFMFMWMWPIWNQIFVMMFLAVWIRRSGVMTGSEWILTRFGDDKAGRASHLIVAIFAVIASIGFIAYFFEGVGKFMTVILPWDLSLNIAEISLLNSEQSYALLIIFFTTIYTIKGGMFSVVTTEVLQYGIMVLAGVLVAGYTFVSFTDAEVNNLIPEAWKSISFGSELQGFWDEKKEPFNALIDSQGYKMFGAFIGMTLFKGFFASIAGPTPSYDMQRILSTRTVKEAAYMSGFTNLVLFVPRYLLIAAVVLLGLIFVAPEMAASGSLTGNDLEVVLPKVINNHVPVGVKGLLLAGLLAAFMSTFSAFVNAGPAYIVNDIYKKYFKPKATDRHYIKASHITSFIVVLLGVIMGFFADSINSITLWITSALYGGYVAANFLKWVWWRFNGWGYFWGMLSGLLIATFQFFMDQNKGNFVPDSFLYETAHIPAIYLFPAIFIFSLLGSFLGTYFTAPTNIETLKSFYKNVRPWGWWKPVLKELQLENTRIERNKDFGIDMLNCLIGVIWQSSMILLPIFLVVRDYHKMGLTFLIFLLSSLILKFTWLDKIRKYEN
- a CDS encoding family 10 glycosylhydrolase, producing MKTKLLLIALLAFGFTSCLDNVAASKKNQDNIAEEKNEDFKFWVWTTADAKRADSSYTSEFKKYSENGIEAVLINTNTDPELLSRITPLAKKEGLEVHAWIMAMNRPGDSVALQHPEWYTVSREGNSTHDTRPYVDYYQWLCPTREESRNHVLGLVEGLAKVEGVASVHLDYIRFSDIFLPIGLLPKYDLEQEEELAEFDFCYCDVCVAEFEKIHHKNPRDFENPAIDMEWKQFRLNKIKAVVDDAYEIAHENNKDLTAAVFPYPEMADHMVRQRWDKWKVDAVLPMIYHNFYNEEVDWIGFATKQGVEDLKGKNTDLHTGIYLPPMSAEDVTKAINLAKENGAKGISFFDGNALTKEQLKAIKEASK
- a CDS encoding carbohydrate-binding family 9-like protein, giving the protein MNYKLLLIFISVLAANFIYAQNPPRSYIAYKAIDEIQIDGKAEEASWKEAPKSEDFIDIEGEKTPKYQTNMKMLYDEEYLYFYAKMEEPHVWATLKQRDTVIFYNNDFEIFIDPDGDTHNYMEFEMNALNTVWDLFIVKPYREPAPVIDSWDIQGLKSAVHISGTLNDASDEDEFWSVEVAIPWDVLKEANSHNEIPEDEFWRINFSRVNWDFDLNEGTYSRKKTEEGEYLPEYNWVWSPQGVINMHEPEHWGYVYFSAENAGENDEFEIPEDEKIKWKLYEIYRKQKEYFSRKDEWASSLKEIQKGTIKLNGKILQPKLENHLTGWNISIESPFTGNHYIIKEDGKILTSKI
- a CDS encoding glycoside hydrolase family 130 protein, encoding MKTELTNNIPWQERPANSKEVLWRYDQNPIIDRYAIPSSNSIFNSAVVPFKDGYAGVFRCDNKAVQMNIFAGFSKNGIDWEIEHHPIDFSPGNTEMIDSDYKYDPRVTFIEDRYWITWCNGYHGPTIGIGYTFDFKEFYQCENAFLPFNRNGVLFPKKINGKYAMLSRPSDNGHTPFGDIYISYSPDMKYWGEHRCVMKVAPFEESAWQCTKIGAGPVPILTNEGWLLFYHGVINTCNGFRYSIGAAILDENEPDKVKYRSQPYLLAPAELYEMTGDVPNVIFPCAALHSEKEDKLALYYGAADTVTSVAFGHLSEIIDFVKNNTL